The nucleotide sequence TGCGGCGTCATGTTGCGCGACGGCCAACGCCCGGTCCTGCAGGAACACATGTTCTGGGTATTCGCCCCGGGGTGCGCCCATGCCTGGGTCGACGACGGGCACCACACCTACCACCGCCTGTCCCTGCACTTCAGCAGCGTGCCCTTCCCGCTCGACGAGCTCGTCCAGCAGAACGGCGGCTGGCTCGCCCGCCCGCTGGCGGCGGCCGACATCACCCGTCTCCTGGCCATCGCCGGCGACCTCGAGCAACACTTCTGCGCCCCGGTGATCGCCAGCCCACTGCATTTCCAGCGCGGGCTCATGGAGCTCGCCCTGCTCCTGCTCGAGGGCCACCGCCGCGCCGCGGAGCCGATGGCGCTGACCGACGTGGCCTCCTTCCGCGTCGAGCGGGCCCTGACCTGGTATACCGAACATCTCGGCCGCAATCCCTCGGTCAAGGAGGTGGCGGAAGTCGTGCACGTCTCGCCCAGCCACCTGCGCCGGCTGTTCGCCGAGGTGCGGCAGGCCAGCCCGAAGGAACTTTTCCGCCGTGTCCGGCTCGAGAAGGCGCAGGATCTCCTCGGCCGCACCAACCTCACCCTGGATGAGATTGCCCGCCGTTGCGGCTACACCACGGCCAGTCATTTCTGCCGCGATTACAAGGCGGTACACCGCTTCACCCCCTCGACCTGGCGCCGCCGGCTCATCGACCGCTTCACCCGCCCGCTCCCCGCCGGGATCGTGCCCGTGCGCGAATTCAGCGCCCGCCCCGGTGAACGCCGCCTCAAGGCCTGATCCGGATCAGGCCTTCATCGCGGGGGGCTCGCGCTCCTCGCTCTGTTCAATGAGGTCGAAGGAAGTGATGGCCGTGAGATGCTCCCAACCCGGCTCGGTCTTCACCTTGGCGTTGAAGGCCGCCACCCGGTCGTTCCAGCCGATTTTCCGGGAATGCTCGTTCCAGACCAAGGTCTGCATGCGGTTCGGCCGGAGCCCGGTGGTAAAAATCCACTCCGCGACGTCGCCGTCGGCCCGCCCGGCCGCCACCTGCGCCGCGACGTCGGCAAAAGCCACGCCGAGAAAACCGCAGAGCTGGCCATCCAGGCCGATGGAGAGGCCGTAGTTGCGATGGTAGTGCTCCGGCAGCGCGCCCGACTGCATCAGCCGGATCTTGTCGAGCATGCGCCCCAGATGATGCAGGCCGCCGACCGACTTGTCGTAGGGGGAGCGGAGACCGGCAACGCGGGGCATGGACGGTACGAAACCAGCCGGCCGGGAGGGCGCGACGCTATTTTTGCGGCCGGTCAGAGGTCTGCCAACCGCACCTTGGCCGTGCCTTCCATCGCCTTGCCCTGCGCCAGGGCGGGCAGGTAGAAGACCTCGCCCAAGGCCGCCAGCGCGGCTGGATCGTCGAGTTGCAGGCTGCAGGCCTCGTCGATGTAGGCGCCGAGCAGCGCGCCCTCCGGGGAAATCCGGACGTGGAGCGTGCGGTTGAGCTGGTCGAGGCTGAATTGCTGGCGGAGTGCCCGGGGCAGCGTGCCCGGCACGGGGGCCGCGGGCACCGTTGCCCCCTTGTGCATGCCCAGGTGATCGATGAGAAGGTATTGGTGCGCCTCCGTCCGGCTCAGCTCGACCCGCTTGGGCGACACATTCGTGGCAACCTCCCGGCCGCGATTGTAGACGTGCACCTCGGAATCGAGGTATTTGAAACCGACCGGCAGGCCCCCCTCGCGAATGCGGATGTATTTCGGCTTCGGTCCGATCGGCTCGAGGGCCTTGGCGTGGATGAGCAGGCTATCCTGGCCGGGCTTGGCCCCGCGCTCCAGGAACTTGAAGAGGATGACCACATAGGGTTCCTCCAGCTCGACCGGTGAGGAGATCTTGAAGGCCACCTCCATGGCGTCGTAGTTGGCCTCGTCGAGCTCCTGCATCATGCGGTGCGCCTGCTGGCCGGTGTTGTACCGGTCCTGGCCCATCGACGCGTTGGCCATGTCGAACTGGCGCATCGCATCGTCCAGCCGGCCCTGCGCGGCATCCGCGGCGCCTTGGGCGGCGGCGGCCCCGGCACCGCCGGCGGCGCTGGCCGCCGCCCCGGCGGACAGCGAGGCCCCCAGCGAGGCGCTGATCATGGCCCCATAGGCCAGATCCTGCACGGCGGCCGCCCCGCCCGCCGCCCCTGACTCCCGGTCGAATTTGTGCCGCGGATCGTTCGCGGGCGTGTAGCCCGGACCGGCCTCCAGGCCGTCGAGCTGCGCGGCGGCGGCCGTGAGCTTAAGGCCGTAATCCACCTTGATGCCGGTCTGACGCCGGTGCGTCGGCACCAGGAATTCCTTCTGACCGATGCGGATCTTGAGCTCGCTGCCGATCACATCCCGCACCCGATAGTACTTGCTGGACCGCTCGACATCCAGGTCGGCACCCATGAAGAGGACGTACGGCTTGGGCTCCCCGGTATCGGCCGGCACCGGCTTTTTTTTCACCGCCGCGGGCAGCGCGGGCAGCAGACAAAGGCTGAGCAGGGCGGGCCGGAGGAGGCGAAAAGGGGTGGAGGCATTCATGGTGGGAAAAACTCAGAGGGCCAGTTCGGCGACGCGCACCCGGACGACTCCTTCCATCGGCTTGCCCGCCGCGACGGCCGGTATGAAAAAGGCCCCGGCCAGCGCCGCGTTTACCGCGGCGTCGGGCTGCGGCAGGCTGGCGGCCTCGTCGACAAAAACGCCCAGCAACTTCCCTTCACGTGAAACCCGCACGTAGCACACCCGGTTCAACTGGTCCGGCTCCAGCCGGCTGCGCAGGCCGGGGGGCAAGCTGCCCGGCACCGCGGCGGCCGGCACCGTGTCTTTCTTGTGGGCCGCGAGATGTTCGATCACCAGGTACTCGCGGGCCTCGTCTCGACTGAGCTCCACCCGTTTCGACGACTCGCTGGTGGCAACCTCCTGGCCGCGGTTGTAAATGTGCACTTCATGGCGCAGGTATTTGAAACCGACCGGCATGCCGCCCTCGCGCATGTGGATGAATTGGGGCTCGGGGCCGATGGGATCCAGCGCCTTGGCGTGGATCAAGGTCGCCGTCTCGCCGGGCTTGGCGCCGCGCGGCTGGAAATCCACCACGATCACCATGTACGGATCGTCCAGCGGCTCGGGCGACGAAACCAGGAAAGAAACCTCCATCAGGTCGTAGTTCCCCTCGGCCAGCTCCAGGGCCAGTTCGTTCTGCATGCCCGGGATCGACACGTAATCGTTCGAGCCCAGCAGCTGGTTGAGGGGCACCTGCGCGGTTTTTTCCAGATCGATGATGTCCTCGTACTGCTTGCGAAACTCAGGAAATCGGACCTTGGAGAGTGAGTCCTCGGCTTCGGCTTGCCGCGCCGCACTCCAATTGCGGGCCATCTCGGCGCCGCCCTGGGCGCCGGACCGGGCGTTGTATTTGTGCCGGGGATCGGCCGCGGGCGTGTAGCCGGCGGCGCCTTGCATGGCGTCGAGCTTCACCGACAGGGGGGCGAGCTTCAACGCGCGCTGCACCTTCACGTTATTCCGCGCCATCCGGGTCCGCACAAACGTCTTCTCCCCTTTCTGCCGGATGATGAACTCGCTGCCATCGACGTCCTCGACGTCATAGTACCGCTTGCCCTGCTGCACCGAGAGGTTGGCGCCCATGTAGAGCACGTGGGACTTGTCCGCCGGCGGGGCGGCCGCCGGCTCGACCTCGGCCGTCGCACACACGTTGGCCGCTCCGCCCAACAGGAGGGCGGCCAGACCAAGGCGGGCAACGGCGGGGTTCATGGGGTGGCGGGGGTTTCGTCCGGAATGAGGGCGCGGACGCGGGCGAGGTAATCGGCGACTTCGTCGGTGTGCTCGAGGCTCAGAGCTTTGCGGAGGTGTTCGACACTGCGGGGATAGTTTCGGTTCCGAAGCTCGAGGTTCGCCAGCTCGAGGCTGGCCCGATAGGTGGCCTCGGGCACCCGGCTGGCGGCCTCAAAGACGAAGGCCGCGCGGATGTCGTCCCCCTCGCCCACATGCACCGCGCCAAGCGCCAGCAGCGCCGCACCATTCATGGGTTCGTCAGCGAGCACCGTTTCCAGGTCCCGCCGCGCCTTGGCCCAGCGCTGGGCCGCGCGGGCGATCTGGGCCTGGACGAGCAGCCGCGTGACGCGGCCGGCCGGGGTGAGGGTGGCGGGCAGGGCCTGCAGCGCGGCGAGCGCCTCGGCCGGCCGGCCCGCGGCGGCGAGGGACCGGGCGAGGCGGATGAGCTTGTCCTCCCCGGTGGCGGGCGCGAGGGGGACCAGCTTCGTGTAGATGGCCAGGGCCTCGGCGTGCAGGTTTTGCTCCGCATACAGGTCGCCGAGCAGGATGAGTTCGTCGGGGCTGGCGGCGCCGACGCCGGCCGCCAGTTCGAGCACGGTCAGGGCCTCGATCCGGCGGTTGTCGGTGAGCAGGACGTTGGCGAGGATCAGCCAGAAGCGGGACTCGCCGGGCCGGGTCTTGATCAGCGTCCGGGCGATGGCCTCCGCCCGGGCGAGCTGCCGCCCTTGCACGCAGAGCCGCAGCAGGCCCTCCTGCCAGTCGGCGTTGCCGGGGTCGCCGCTGAGCGCCTGCATGTAGGCCACCTCGGCGGCGACCAGGTTGTTCTCCTTCTCCAGACTATAGCCGAGCAAGCCGTACGTGGTGGGATCGCGGTCGCCGAGCGAGACGGACTTCGAAAACGCCTGCACGGCGTCGGCAAAGCGGTCGGTCGAGTAGTAGAGCACGCCGAGGTTGTTCCAGGCGCGGAGGAAGGTCGGGTAGCGTTCCACCGCCTTCTTGTAGCTGGCCTCCGTCTTCTCGTTTTCCCCGGCGGCGTAATAGACATTGCCGAGGATGAACTCGAAGGCCGGGCTGGCTTCCTCGCCGCCGCTGATCATGCCCTCGAGCAGGCGCAGGGCGAAGGTCGGGTTGGTGCCGAGCATGTTGACCACCTTCTCATACAACGCGTACTCCTCGGCGGTCATCTCCGGTTCGCGCTCCTTCAGGAACGAGGAGGACTCGTTGATGATCCGCTTCGGATCCAGCGCCGGGGCCTTGGCCGCGCGGCGGGCGAAGGCGTTCTGGATGTTGGAGGCATCGAGCAGTTCGGTGTCGGTCTGCGCGGCCAGCAGGACGGGCAGCAGGAGAAAGGGAAGCAGGTGGCGTGATCTCATGGCTCAGTAGGAGTCGAAGGGGGAACCGCCGGACCAGACGACGCGCACGTTCTGCTGCACGAGGCAGCGGACCTTGCGTCCCTTCTTCATGGCGGGGCTGAAGACCCAGGAGTGGCTGATGTCGTAGAGGATGATCTTGTCGAAGTGCTCGTTGCCCGAACCCTGCAGCACGCGCACGTTGCTGACGGCGCCGCGGGTATCGATGAGGATGAGTACGGAGATGCGGAGGGTGTCGGCGTTGCCCCGCACCACCGGCGGGATGTACGGCTTGGGCCGGGATACCACCAACGGGCGCTGGTCGACCTCATGCTGCTGGAAGACGCGGGAGAAATCGCCGGTGAGCTCGGTGCGCGGCTTGAACTCGGTGTAAAGCTGCGCGGGCTCGATCTTCGCCGCGGGGGCCGTGCTGTTGGTCGGGAGGAGCGTGGCGAGATCCGGCGGGACCACCGCGATGCGCACCGGGCTGTCCGTGGCGCTGACCTCCAACCCCGCAAACGGGGAGCCTGACACCGCCACCGGTGGGGTCTCGACCGGCCGCGGCGGCGGGGTCTCCAACGGCACCGACATGGCGCGCATCTCGGCGAGATCCGCCTCCTCCGCGGGCGCCTCGGTGGCCTCAAAGTGGGCGACGCCGAGGAAGAGGGCCAAGGTGACCGCCAGGCCCAGGACCACGCTCAGCGCCTCCGCCGCCGCGTTGGCGACGGCGCTCTCCGGAGGCGGCAGGGTGACGGTCTCCGCCATGGCTCAGGGCCCTTCCGCCTTGGCGGTGGCGAACTGCACCTGCTGGATGCCGGAACGTTTCGCCTCGGTGTAGACCTGTGCGAACACCCCCAGGTCCGAGGCGGCGTCGCCGCGCACGATGAGCGAGGGCGAGCGGCCCACCGCGGCCTGCTTGAGCACGGCGGCGACCTGGTCGGTCCGGATCTCCTGCCCGTCGAACCAGATGCGGTTGTCCGCGGTGATGGCGATGAGCAGGGCATTCTGGTCGCTGCTGAGGGCGCCGATCACGTCGGGCTTCTGCACCTCGACGCCGGGGTCGTTCACGAACGAGCTGCTGACCATCAGGAAAATCACCAGCACCATGATGCAATCCACCATCGGCACCATGTCGATGTGCGTGGTCTCGAACCGGTGCTGACCCTGGGCGCGGCGGATCATGGGCGGCCTCCTGTCGGGACCGCGTGCCGTTCGAGCCGGTTGACCGTCTGCACCTGGCTGTTGACCTCGCGGTGGGCGAGGTAGACCAGCAGCATGGCCGGGATCGCGACCGTCAGGCCCGATTCCGTCGCGGCCAGCACCTCGGAGATGCCGCTCGCGAGGCCCTCCATGGATTTTTCGCCGGCCGCGGCCGAGAGGCTCTCGAAGGTCTTCTCCATGCCGCTGACCGTGCCCAGCAGGCCGAGCAGCGGCGCGGCGGCGATCATCGGCCCGATGGCCGCCCGCTGGCGGCGGAAGGATTCCCGCGCCTCGGTCTGCAGGCTATGGCGGGCGGCCCGGGACAGGGGCTGGCGCAGTTGCCGGCGCAGCCGCCACAGGGAAAACAGCAGCCGGAAGCACCGCGAATAGAGCACGACCGACAGCGTGATGATGACCGGCATCACCCATCCGCCCCGGTCGATCAACTGGAGCAGGGCGTTCACCGGGCCACCTCCGCCGGGGTGAGGCCGCTCTGGGCCGAGCTGGCCGCCGTGACAAACTCCAGTGCCTGGCGCTCGAGCCGCGCCATGTTCTTGTTGATGCGGTGGGCGAGGAAGCCGTGGACGACGAGGGCAGGGATGGCCACGGCCAGACCCAACTCGGTCGCCACCAGCACCTCGGAGATGCCGCTGGAGAGTTTGGCCGCGTTGCCCGTGCCGAAGACGGTGATGAGGGTGAAGGTCTTGACCATGCCCACGACCGTACCCAGCAGACCCATGAGCGGGGCGGCGGTGGCGATGACCGCCAGCAGGGGCAGCCGGCGCTCAAAGTGCAGCCGTTGGCCGAGCAGCACGGCCTCGAGGCGTTCCTCAAGGATGTTGACGGGGGCGTCGAGGTGCTTGAGGCCCTCGGCAAAGATCTCGCGCGTGGTGCGGCTCAGGCCGCCCACCGCCGCCTGCGCCTCGGCGCGGGCCCCGCTGGCGACCGCCCGCAGACACGCCGGCACGCGCGCCGAGCCGTCCACCCGCATGGCGGCGACGTCGATGAACTTGTGGATCATCAGCAGCAGCGCCACGAGGCCGACCAGCACGATGGCAAAGGCCACCTTGCCGCCCTTCGCGATGTGCTCGAGCACGGTACCCCCGGTCTGCTGGAGCCGGAGGGCCTTGCCGCCGGATGAATCGACCGGCAGCGAGCCGAGGCGGCCCGCAAACAGCGCCGCGCTTTCGGCGGCCGACCATGCGGCCTGAGGATAATAGACCGGCTGGCGGGAGCCTTCGCGCAGGCGCACGGCGCCCGCCGGACCGCCGGCCGCCGGTTGAAAGAACACTTCGGGGCCGACGAAGGCCAGGGTGCCGTCCTGAACCAGATTGTCGGCGGCGTTCATCGCGCGGCCGGCCACGAGCTGGCCGCCCAGCGCGCGCTCGGTGCGCTCCAGCAGGAAGCCCGCGATGTCCAGCGCGGCCGGTCCACCCGTGCCCGCGGCGGCCGCGGTCTCGAGGGCCTGTTGCAGTTCCTGCAGGCGTTCCGTCACCAGGCCCTCACCTCCCGGCGGCAGGCCCTCGGTCAGGGCCTTCAGGGCGTCGCCGGCGAGGGTCGTCACGTAGGCCCCGGTCTTCCGCACGTCCTCGATGTCGCGCAGGATACGACGCTTGGTGGCGACGGACTCCTCCTGCCCCGTGGTCAGGCGGATGGCCTCCCGCTCCAGCGTGATGATGCGGTCCTCGGTCGCCCGCAGCTCCTGGAGCAGCGGGGCCTTCTCGCCCGCGATGCGTTCCCGCGTACGGTTCAGCTCCTCGTTGGCCTGGCGGAGCCGGTTTGCGTAGTCGGTCGCGGCGCGTTTGAGCGCATCATCGAAATTGTCGGCGCCCGCGAGACCGGTCAGCAAGGTGCACGCGAGCAGGGCGGAGAAAAAGTGTTTCTTCATGGCCGGGTTCAACGGGCGGGTTTGAGCCGGGCGGGGATGGAAACAAACTGGGGGTCGGCCTCGTCGAGGCGGATGGCCATCAGGGTGGCGACGGCCGGCGCGGCACCGGGCAGCGGTTCCCACTGCCAGCGTTCGGTGCCGGGCGTGCCCAGCCAGGCCTTGCCGGCGGCCCGGTCGAGGGCGTAGCCCTGGCCCAGGCCCCAGTAGATCACGTCCACCGCCTTGGGGCCGGCCTCCCCCTCGAGCGTGAGCACCTCCTCGCCGTGCGTGAGGGTGTGGTTGAACTGGGCGCAGCGGTTGAGCACCGTCATCACCAGCTGCATGCGCTCAGCGGGACTGGCCGCCGGGTTGGCGAGACTCCGGTACGACATCTCCAGTGCGTCGGCCAGGCGGGGGGGGAGCAACGGGCGGAGCCGGACGATCTTCTCGGTCAGCGCGATCAGGCGGGTTTCGGTGGCCTGCAGGCTTTCGCGTGAAGTGGTGAGCTTGGCGTTCAGCGCGGCTTGTTCGGCGCGCTCCTCGGCGGTGACGGCGAGCAGGTGATCCCGGCGGTCCTGCAGGCGCTCCGCCCGCTCCTTCAGGGCGTTGAGGGTGGAGCCGAGCATCGCCCGGTCCTGCGTCCACGCGGTCTCGAGGCGCACGGTCTCGGCGCGGGTCTTGACCCACTCCGAGGCGGTTTTCCCGACCTCCTGAATCGGATCGGCGGCGCGAGCCAGGCCGGCGGCGAGCAGGCCGGCACAAAAAAACAACGGTCCTCGGACCAGACGGTGGAGTGAGGCTGGGATGGGCATGGGGTCCTCGACGAGGCACCCACACGACAAAGCGCAGGCGCTTGGGGGGTTGGGAAAGCGCCAACAGA is from Lacunisphaera limnophila and encodes:
- a CDS encoding DUF3450 family protein; this encodes MPIPASLHRLVRGPLFFCAGLLAAGLARAADPIQEVGKTASEWVKTRAETVRLETAWTQDRAMLGSTLNALKERAERLQDRRDHLLAVTAEERAEQAALNAKLTTSRESLQATETRLIALTEKIVRLRPLLPPRLADALEMSYRSLANPAASPAERMQLVMTVLNRCAQFNHTLTHGEEVLTLEGEAGPKAVDVIYWGLGQGYALDRAAGKAWLGTPGTERWQWEPLPGAAPAVATLMAIRLDEADPQFVSIPARLKPAR
- a CDS encoding ExbD/TolR family protein, which gives rise to MIRRAQGQHRFETTHIDMVPMVDCIMVLVIFLMVSSSFVNDPGVEVQKPDVIGALSSDQNALLIAITADNRIWFDGQEIRTDQVAAVLKQAAVGRSPSLIVRGDAASDLGVFAQVYTEAKRSGIQQVQFATAKAEGP
- a CDS encoding tetratricopeptide repeat protein, giving the protein MRSRHLLPFLLLPVLLAAQTDTELLDASNIQNAFARRAAKAPALDPKRIINESSSFLKEREPEMTAEEYALYEKVVNMLGTNPTFALRLLEGMISGGEEASPAFEFILGNVYYAAGENEKTEASYKKAVERYPTFLRAWNNLGVLYYSTDRFADAVQAFSKSVSLGDRDPTTYGLLGYSLEKENNLVAAEVAYMQALSGDPGNADWQEGLLRLCVQGRQLARAEAIARTLIKTRPGESRFWLILANVLLTDNRRIEALTVLELAAGVGAASPDELILLGDLYAEQNLHAEALAIYTKLVPLAPATGEDKLIRLARSLAAAGRPAEALAALQALPATLTPAGRVTRLLVQAQIARAAQRWAKARRDLETVLADEPMNGAALLALGAVHVGEGDDIRAAFVFEAASRVPEATYRASLELANLELRNRNYPRSVEHLRKALSLEHTDEVADYLARVRALIPDETPATP
- a CDS encoding DUF5069 domain-containing protein translates to MPRVAGLRSPYDKSVGGLHHLGRMLDKIRLMQSGALPEHYHRNYGLSIGLDGQLCGFLGVAFADVAAQVAAGRADGDVAEWIFTTGLRPNRMQTLVWNEHSRKIGWNDRVAAFNAKVKTEPGWEHLTAITSFDLIEQSEEREPPAMKA
- a CDS encoding AraC family transcriptional regulator, whose amino-acid sequence is MLRYLANGRIRWKNGMRCNTRTNWEFYAVIDGRCGVMLRDGQRPVLQEHMFWVFAPGCAHAWVDDGHHTYHRLSLHFSSVPFPLDELVQQNGGWLARPLAAADITRLLAIAGDLEQHFCAPVIASPLHFQRGLMELALLLLEGHRRAAEPMALTDVASFRVERALTWYTEHLGRNPSVKEVAEVVHVSPSHLRRLFAEVRQASPKELFRRVRLEKAQDLLGRTNLTLDEIARRCGYTTASHFCRDYKAVHRFTPSTWRRRLIDRFTRPLPAGIVPVREFSARPGERRLKA
- a CDS encoding energy transducer TonB codes for the protein MAETVTLPPPESAVANAAAEALSVVLGLAVTLALFLGVAHFEATEAPAEEADLAEMRAMSVPLETPPPRPVETPPVAVSGSPFAGLEVSATDSPVRIAVVPPDLATLLPTNSTAPAAKIEPAQLYTEFKPRTELTGDFSRVFQQHEVDQRPLVVSRPKPYIPPVVRGNADTLRISVLILIDTRGAVSNVRVLQGSGNEHFDKIILYDISHSWVFSPAMKKGRKVRCLVQQNVRVVWSGGSPFDSY
- a CDS encoding MotA/TolQ/ExbB proton channel family protein; translated protein: MNALLQLIDRGGWVMPVIITLSVVLYSRCFRLLFSLWRLRRQLRQPLSRAARHSLQTEARESFRRQRAAIGPMIAAAPLLGLLGTVSGMEKTFESLSAAAGEKSMEGLASGISEVLAATESGLTVAIPAMLLVYLAHREVNSQVQTVNRLERHAVPTGGRP
- a CDS encoding MotA/TolQ/ExbB proton channel family protein; translation: MKKHFFSALLACTLLTGLAGADNFDDALKRAATDYANRLRQANEELNRTRERIAGEKAPLLQELRATEDRIITLEREAIRLTTGQEESVATKRRILRDIEDVRKTGAYVTTLAGDALKALTEGLPPGGEGLVTERLQELQQALETAAAAGTGGPAALDIAGFLLERTERALGGQLVAGRAMNAADNLVQDGTLAFVGPEVFFQPAAGGPAGAVRLREGSRQPVYYPQAAWSAAESAALFAGRLGSLPVDSSGGKALRLQQTGGTVLEHIAKGGKVAFAIVLVGLVALLLMIHKFIDVAAMRVDGSARVPACLRAVASGARAEAQAAVGGLSRTTREIFAEGLKHLDAPVNILEERLEAVLLGQRLHFERRLPLLAVIATAAPLMGLLGTVVGMVKTFTLITVFGTGNAAKLSSGISEVLVATELGLAVAIPALVVHGFLAHRINKNMARLERQALEFVTAASSAQSGLTPAEVAR